One stretch of Jiangella gansuensis DSM 44835 DNA includes these proteins:
- a CDS encoding DUF1330 domain-containing protein → MPKGYWVSVYPTIEDPERLDVYNELAGLAVAAAGGRVLASIGSRVDAHEAGIAERVVLIEFDSFEQAVAARASAAYQGALAELPDGFERDFRIVEGID, encoded by the coding sequence ATGCCCAAGGGCTACTGGGTCAGCGTCTACCCCACCATCGAGGACCCCGAGAGGCTTGATGTCTACAACGAACTGGCAGGTCTAGCCGTCGCGGCCGCGGGCGGGCGGGTGCTCGCCAGCATCGGCAGCCGGGTCGACGCACACGAAGCCGGAATCGCCGAGCGCGTCGTCCTGATCGAGTTCGACAGCTTCGAACAGGCGGTCGCCGCACGCGCGAGCGCGGCCTACCAGGGGGCGCTGGCCGAACTCCCCGACGGCTTCGAGCGCGACTTCCGCATCGTCGAAGGCATCGACTGA
- a CDS encoding phospholipid carrier-dependent glycosyltransferase encodes MRRAVPAVVWLIVVVHLAVALAQTAVFPNARSPDERQQVDLVLQVAQGEAWPWPDPGTAFITEGVEAGYFVPVDRLPGRQHLADRDDVPARGERPSYADAGGGDPLDEPSHNQLIQHPPLYYLLGAGVVTAVPNWADQPLDIVWMLLRWGNALLTAALPILLFLTATRLRLPAPLPVAAAATPLVVPELTHIDSSVNNDNLLIVLAAVATYLVARVLTGDLRWRTGAALGVVTSLALLTKGFALLMPAWIVLAYAVAAVREQRAADAVRCLLVAGAASVPGALWWLRNRLVHGTIQPHGTHAEPPDLTPVYGWSDGGWDWLTRFVERFVTLFFVNDHDSDRSMDASWWMARVALMVILVGIGAALVRRSIPRSAALVLLFPIPALAGIVARGSWEQFAAFGDVGAAQQGRYLFPGVVGLMVVAVAGASTLVPGWRRWLLPGVLALAVVIHAAFWHDVWALYWLPADLGAGSLGGVARAVEAIAFWYPFPPVVLGVVLVAGLAAAGLLARWAIREALASPAVPQRMKEPVA; translated from the coding sequence ATGAGGCGTGCGGTGCCCGCGGTCGTGTGGCTGATCGTCGTCGTGCACCTGGCCGTCGCCCTCGCGCAAACGGCGGTCTTCCCCAACGCGCGGTCTCCTGACGAGCGCCAGCAGGTGGATCTCGTCCTGCAGGTGGCTCAGGGCGAGGCATGGCCCTGGCCGGATCCCGGAACGGCCTTCATCACCGAGGGTGTCGAGGCCGGCTATTTCGTCCCGGTGGACCGGCTACCCGGCCGGCAACACCTCGCCGACCGCGACGACGTCCCGGCCCGCGGCGAGCGCCCGTCGTATGCCGACGCCGGTGGCGGTGACCCGCTGGACGAGCCGTCGCACAACCAGCTCATCCAGCACCCGCCGCTCTACTATCTGCTGGGTGCCGGCGTCGTGACCGCGGTCCCCAACTGGGCGGACCAACCCCTCGACATCGTGTGGATGCTCCTGCGCTGGGGCAACGCGCTGCTCACTGCCGCATTACCGATCCTGCTCTTTCTCACAGCGACGCGACTCCGGCTCCCGGCGCCGCTGCCCGTCGCTGCCGCCGCGACACCGCTCGTCGTCCCCGAGCTCACGCACATCGACTCGTCGGTCAACAACGACAACCTGCTGATCGTCCTCGCCGCCGTGGCCACGTACCTTGTGGCCCGGGTCCTCACCGGTGACCTGCGGTGGCGGACCGGCGCCGCGCTGGGGGTCGTCACCAGCCTCGCACTGCTCACCAAGGGCTTCGCGCTCCTGATGCCGGCGTGGATCGTCCTGGCCTACGCCGTCGCGGCCGTGCGGGAGCAGCGGGCCGCCGACGCCGTCCGCTGCCTGCTCGTGGCGGGCGCGGCCAGTGTGCCGGGGGCGCTGTGGTGGCTGCGCAACAGGCTCGTTCACGGCACGATCCAGCCGCACGGCACGCACGCCGAACCGCCGGATCTCACCCCCGTCTACGGCTGGTCAGACGGCGGGTGGGACTGGCTGACTCGGTTCGTGGAGCGGTTCGTGACACTCTTCTTCGTCAACGACCACGACTCGGACCGCTCCATGGACGCCTCCTGGTGGATGGCCCGGGTCGCGCTCATGGTGATCCTGGTGGGCATCGGCGCCGCGCTCGTGCGCCGCAGCATTCCTCGCTCGGCCGCGCTCGTCCTGCTGTTCCCGATTCCCGCGCTCGCCGGGATCGTCGCGCGCGGCTCGTGGGAGCAGTTCGCGGCGTTCGGGGACGTCGGGGCCGCGCAGCAGGGCCGCTACCTGTTCCCCGGCGTCGTCGGGCTGATGGTCGTGGCCGTCGCCGGCGCCTCGACGCTCGTACCGGGGTGGCGGCGTTGGCTCCTCCCGGGCGTCCTCGCACTCGCCGTGGTCATCCACGCGGCGTTCTGGCATGACGTGTGGGCTCTCTACTGGCTGCCCGCGGATCTGGGCGCGGGCAGTCTCGGTGGCGTCGCCCGCGCGGTCGAGGCGATCGCGTTCTGGTACCCGTTCCCGCCGGTGGTGCTCGGCGTCGTGCTGGTCGCCGGCCTCGCCGCCGCCGGGCTGCTCGCACGGTGGGCGATCCGGGAGGCGCTGGCCTCGCCGGCGGTGCCGCAGCGCATGAAGGAGCCAGTAGCGTGA
- a CDS encoding helix-turn-helix domain-containing protein, with translation MIDRSGLAQFLRRRREALQPEDVGLPRGRRRRTSGLRREEVAALCHMSADYYARLERERGPQPSEQMIASIAQGLHLSLDERDHLFRLAGHNPPTRGAAGEHISPGLLRIFDRLHDTPAEIVTELGETLRQTALGVALTGDLTAYTGPARSIGYRWFTDPATRQLYDPDDHPFLTRMFASGLRGVVTLRGPGSRAAHLADLLLARSEEFREVWNDHEVGIRPHEVKHFVHPELGALELNCQVLLDPGQSHSLLVYTAVPGSESHEKLQLLSVIGAQAVR, from the coding sequence GTGATCGACCGGTCCGGGCTGGCGCAGTTCCTCCGGCGCCGTCGCGAGGCGCTGCAACCCGAAGACGTCGGTCTCCCGCGCGGTCGGCGCCGCAGGACCAGCGGGCTACGGCGGGAGGAGGTGGCGGCGCTGTGCCACATGTCGGCCGACTACTACGCGCGGCTCGAACGGGAGCGTGGACCCCAGCCGTCGGAGCAGATGATCGCCTCCATCGCGCAAGGACTCCACCTCTCCCTCGACGAGCGTGACCACCTGTTCCGGCTCGCCGGACACAACCCACCCACCCGCGGCGCGGCCGGCGAGCACATCAGCCCTGGCCTGCTGCGCATCTTCGACCGCCTGCACGACACTCCCGCGGAGATCGTCACCGAGCTCGGCGAGACTCTGCGGCAGACCGCTCTCGGCGTCGCGCTCACCGGCGACCTGACCGCATACACCGGCCCGGCCCGCAGTATCGGCTACCGCTGGTTCACCGACCCCGCCACGCGACAGCTCTACGATCCCGACGACCATCCGTTCCTCACCCGCATGTTCGCCTCCGGCCTGCGCGGAGTGGTCACGCTGCGAGGACCTGGTTCCCGCGCGGCCCACCTCGCGGACCTGCTACTCGCTCGCAGCGAGGAGTTCCGGGAGGTATGGAACGACCACGAGGTCGGCATTCGGCCCCACGAGGTCAAGCACTTCGTCCACCCCGAGCTCGGCGCACTCGAGCTGAACTGCCAAGTCCTGCTCGACCCGGGCCAGTCGCATTCGCTGCTCGTCTACACCGCCGTTCCCGGCAGCGAGAGCCACGAGAAGCTGCAGCTGTTGTCCGTCATCGGCGCCCAAGCGGTTCGCTGA
- a CDS encoding winged helix-turn-helix transcriptional regulator, with protein sequence MAAMDLFGRRWALRILWELRAGPLGARALLARCEGLSSSVLYQRLRELASSGIIAPSADGYELTRLGTALRDALRPLDEWAITWAQEHEHNDQEPTKT encoded by the coding sequence ATGGCCGCGATGGACCTGTTCGGCCGCCGGTGGGCGCTGCGAATTCTCTGGGAACTGCGTGCGGGTCCGCTCGGTGCCCGCGCGCTGCTGGCACGGTGCGAAGGGCTGTCATCCAGCGTCCTCTACCAGCGGCTCCGCGAACTCGCATCGAGCGGGATCATCGCCCCCTCGGCCGATGGCTACGAGCTGACTCGGCTGGGGACAGCACTCCGGGATGCCCTTCGTCCGCTCGACGAATGGGCGATCACCTGGGCGCAGGAGCACGAACACAACGATCAGGAGCCCACGAAGACGTGA